A DNA window from Parus major isolate Abel chromosome 9, Parus_major1.1, whole genome shotgun sequence contains the following coding sequences:
- the ERICH6 gene encoding glutamate-rich protein 6, with product MLDQLGSPGTGWLSLEAPCPCHLPAPLLDTRAEELGGDRFPSTKSCGRAQEAQLPEQQLRGSADAERGRQEQDRERRLGHRWHQGPRRLPGTAGTGQCGRHSARSPAEAAAGTEQPQLQPRRAASAAGQPRPGAGAGRHRGWHKGRHRASTGRHRGRHRGRYRAGTGRHRGRHRGRYRGRYRAAQGAVQGPVQRPVPSGTGAGTEAGIEPVPGGTEGGTGAGTEAGTGRHRGRHRGRYKGAAAARALPACPAPVALETPPPQPPGMDGPGWAAEPSGGADDGADGLRWPRPPEEGTELPAEPRGETPPAGPQPILAGLPTLLAYRPESAQPNVHHEAEEDAEPTCEYCGNLLRPFPFSEDVPLSEDQEDRFCCERSRELYEFIRNERKRLEDVSSLPRAVSTQESLGCEANLLLSKEQENWRQQKRHLARELAEQSLKPSATKGSQQAGSISYELSQELPSPKGGTPEPVPSAAEPEPELEPQPQEELELEPEPQEEPGPEPESWPEEEPGPQPEPWLEEEPEPQPQEEPGPKPESRPEEEPEPETEPEHEEEPVAFGDLGYDFSLLGKKVGKGKLVQKYYKNGKKFLTMLPDGTSQLFYPSGNLAIIITRQRDQLICIVQEDEQRTAKIRALFQSDGRSTCYYPNGDEWINMSIQGGQYLDQAGNRVRRWMWPNLLPGPHVPLSPIFISLNRHVGVRILAQDKIFISFLAMGRQAKFNMGTKVKVGTASQPLPPAQLGEDELLLLAFRVRILQLFDRMRGCLNFPSSVQWNKMQPPMYLMTQAVKILELCMAADISDELRSSIKAIINAQEL from the exons ATGCTGGATCAGCTGGGATCCCCTGGCACGGGCTGGCTCTCCCTGGAGGCTCCCTGTCCGTGCCACCTCCCAGCCCCGCTGCTGGACACACGAGCAGAGGAACTGGGTGGGGAT AGGTTCCCCAGCACCAAGTCCTGCGGGAGAGCTCAGGAAG cccagctccccgAGCAGCAGCTCCGGGGCTCGGCAGATGCGGAGCGGGGACGGCAGGAGCAGGACCGAGAACGGCGGCTCGGACACCGCTGGCACCAAGGGCCCCGCAGGCTCCCGGGGACAGCCGGTACCGGGCAGTGCGGCCGGCACAGCGCCCGCAGCCCCGCCGAGGCGGCCGCGGGAACGGAGCAGCCGCAGCTACAGCCCCGAAGAGCAGCGAGCGCCGCGGGGCAGCCTCGGCCCGGGGCCGGTGCCGGGCGGCACAGGGGCTGGCACAAGGGCCGGCACAGGGCCAGTACCGGGCGGCACAGGGGGCGGCACAGGGGCCGGTACAGGGCCGGTACCGGGCGGCACAGGGGGCGGCACAGGGGCCGGTACAGAGGCCGGTACCGGGCGGCACAGGGGGCGGTACAGGGGCCGGTACAGAGGCCGGTACCGAGCGGCACAGGGGCCGGTACAGAGGCCGGTATAGAGCCGGTACCGGGCGGCACAGAGGGCGGCACAGGGGCCGGTACAGAGGCCGGTACCGGGCGGCACAGGGGCCGGCACAGGGGCCGGTACAAGGGCGCAGCCGCAGCCCGCGCGCTCCCGGCGTGCCCCGCGCCCGTCGCCCTGGAGACGCCGCCGCCGCAGCCGCCGGGCATGGacgggccgggctgggccgcGGAGCCCAGCGGAGGGGCGGACGATGGGGCGGACGGGCTCCGCTGGCCCCGGCCCCCCGAGGAGGGCACAGAGCTCCCGGCAGAGCCGCGGGGCGAGACACCCCCGGCCGGCCCGCAGCCGATCCTCGcgggcctgcccaccctcctgGCCTACAGACCCGAGTCCGCACAGCCAAACGTACACCACGAG gcagaggaggatgCTGAGCCAACATGCGAGTACTGTGGCAACCTGCTGAGGCCGTTCCCTTTCTCCGAGGACGTCCCTCTCTCCGAGGACCAGGAAGAC AGATTCTGCTGCGAGCGCAGCCGAGAGCTCTACGAGTTCATCAGGAATGAGAGGAAGAGGCTCGAGGATGTCAGCAGccttcccagagctgtcagCACCCAGGAATCCCTCGGCTGTGAAGCCAACCTGCTGCTGTCAAAGGAGCAAGAGAACTGGAG GCAGCAGAAGAGACACCTGGCTAGAGAGTTGGCCGAGCAGTCTTTAAAGCCGAGTGCCACTAAAG gttCACAGCAAGCTGGATCCATTTCCTATGAGCTTTCCCAGGAACTCCCATCTCCCAAAGGTGGGACACCAGAGCCTGTTCCAAGTGCAGCTGAGCCCGAGCCCGAGCtggagccccagccccaggaggagctggagctggagccggAGCCCCAGGAGGAGCCCGGGCCCGAGCCCGAGTCCTGGCCCGAGGAGGAGCCCGGGCCCCAGCCCGAGCCCTGGCTCGAGGAGGAGccagagccccagccccaggaggagcCTGGGCCCAAGCCCGAGTCCCGGCCTGAGGAGGAGCCTGAGCCCGAGACAGAGCCCGAGCACGAAGAGGAGCCTGTGGCCTTCGGTGACCTTGGCTATGATTTCAGTCTTCTGGGGAAGAAG GTGGGGAAGGGTAAATTGGTGCAGAAGTACtacaaaaatggaaagaaattcctTACCATGCTCCCAGACGGAACCTCGCAGTTATT CTATCCATCTGGAAACCTGGCCATCATCATTACGCGACAGAGAGACCAGCTGATTTGCATAGTACAGGAAGACGAGCAGAGGACAGCCAAAATCCGAGCACTGTTTCAGTCTGATGGCAGGAGCACATGCTATTACCCAAACGGAGATGAGTG GATAAATATGAGTATCCAGGGTGGGCAGTATTTGGACCAAGCAGGCAACAGGGTAAGAAGGTGGATGTGGCCAAACTTGTTGCCAGGACCTCATGTCCCACTGAGCCCCATTTTCATCTCCCTGAACCGCCATGTGGGAGTCAGGATCCTGGCCCAGGACAAGATCTTCATCTCCTTCCTCGCCATGGGTCGACAAGCAAAATTCAACATGGGAACCAAAGTGAAG GTCGGCACCGCCAGCCAGCCGcttccaccagcccagctgGGTGAGGACGAGCTCCTGCTGCTTGCCTTCCGGGTGAGGATCCTGCAGCTCTTCGACAGGATGCGGGGATGCCTCAACTTCCCTTCCAGTGTGCAGTGGAACAAAATGCAGCCTCCCATGTACCTCATGACCCAGGCTGTGAAGATCTTGGAGCTCTGCATGGCTGCTGACATAAGTGATGAGCTGCGCAGCTCCATCAAGGCGATAATAAATGCACAGGAGCTTTGA
- the MINDY4B gene encoding inactive ubiquitin carboxyl-terminal hydrolase MINDY-4B, whose protein sequence is MVPREGCRASSFTDRTRLFEFSEKAAAQGFISDHINCFKGEGSHGVILFLYSLLFSRTLERVQEDLGGTAPLLSISSGNITCTEAVLSLMLTGRASPRELGGDREPGTDPI, encoded by the exons ATGGTGCCACGCgagggctgcagagccagcagcttcACAGACAGA ACCCGGCTGTTCGAGTTCTCGGagaaagctgctgctcagggcttcATCTCTGATCACATCAACTGT ttcaAAGGTGAAGGAAGCCATGGAGTGATCCTGTTTTTGTACAGTTTGCTTTTCTCTAGGACACTTGAAAG GGTCCAAGAGGATTTGGgtggcacagctcctctgctgagCATCAGTTCTGGAAACATCACCTGTACAGAG GCCGTGCTCAGCCTGATGCTCACCGGACGggccagccccagggagctcGGCGGGGACCGGGAGCCGGGAACCG ATCCTATCTGA
- the SIAH2 gene encoding E3 ubiquitin-protein ligase SIAH2, producing the protein MSRPSSAGPGPSKPCGKQQQQQQQQQQHAPSPAAVLPGTGGASPPPPPPPPLPPPQQQHQQQQQELTSLFECPICFDYVLPPILQCQAGHLVCKQCRQQLSLCPTCRGPLTPNIRNLAMEKVASAVLFPCKYATTGCSLALHHTEKPKHEAMCEYRPYSCPCPGTSCDWEGSLEAVMSHLMHAHKSITTLQGEDIIFLATDINLPGAVDWVMMQSCFGHHFMLVLKKQEKCEGHQQFFATVLLIGTRKQAENFQYRLELHSSCHRLTWEASPCSIHDGVSVAIRSSNCLVFDTATAHLFADNGNLGINVTISMCCP; encoded by the exons ATGAGCCGCCCGTCCTCGGCCGGGCCCGGCCCTAGCAAGCCTTGcgggaagcagcagcagcagcagcagcagcagcagcagcacgcCCCGTCCCCCGCCGCCGTCCTGCCGGGCACCGGCGGGGCTTCTCCGCcgcctccccctcctcctcctcttcctcccccccagcagcagcaccagcagcagcagcaggagctgactTCGCTCTTCGAGTGCCCCATCTGCTTCGACTATGTCCTGCCGCccatcctgcagtgccaggcCGGGCACCTGGTGTGCAAGCAATGCCGGCAGCAGCTGAGCCTCTGTCCCACCTGCCGGGGCCCCCTCACCCCCAACATCAGGAACCTGGCCATGGAGAAGGTGGCCTCGGCCGTCCTCTTCCCGTGCAAG TATGCCACAAcaggctgctccctggcacTCCACCACACAGAAAAGCCAAAACATGAAGCCATGTGTGAGTACCGTCCCTACTCCTGCCCGTGCCCTGGTACCTCCTGTGACTGGGAGGGGTCCTTGGAAGCCGTCATGTCCCACCTCATGCATGCCCACAAAAGCATTACCACCCTTCAGGGAGAAGACATCATTTTCCTTGCCACAGACATTAACCTGCCAGGGGCAGTGGACTGGGTGATGATGCAGTCGTGCTTTGGTCACCACTTCATGCTGGTGCTGAAGAAACAGGAGAAGTGTGAAGGTCACCAGCAGTTTTTTGCCACCGTGCTGCTCATTGGCACCCGTAAGCAGGCAGAGAACTTTCAGTACAGactggagctgcacagcagctgccaccGGCTGACCTGGGAGGCGTCTCCCTGCTCCATCCACGACGGCGTGTCCGTGGCCATCCGCAGCAGCAACTGCCTCGTTTTTGATACAGCCACCGCACACCTTTTTGCTGACAACGGAAACCTCGGCATCAACGTGACAATTTCTATGTGCTGCCCATGA
- the SELENOT gene encoding thioredoxin reductase-like selenoprotein T, producing MRAAGLRRLLLLLLLLAGLAAAPGGGGAAAAEQGGLPAKKLRMAYATGPLLKFQICVSUGYRRVFEEYMRVISQRYPDIRIEGENYLPQPIYRHIASFLSVFKLVLIGLIIVGKDPFAFFGMQAPSIWQWGQENKVYACMMVFFLSNMIENQCMSTGAFEITLNDVPVWSKLESGHLPSMQQLVQILDNEMKLNVHMESMPHHRS from the exons ATGCGAGCGGCGGGGCTgcggcggctgctgctgctgctgctgctgctggcggGGCTGGCCGCGGCtccgggcggcggcggcgccgcggCGGCGGAGCAGGGCGGGTTGCCGGCGAAGAAGCTGCGCATGGCCTACGCCACCGGGCCGCTGCTCAAGTTCCAGATCTG TGTCTCCTGAGGCTACAGGCGGGTGTTTGAGGAGTACATGCGGGTCATCAGCCAGCGGTACCCAGACATCCGAATCGAAGGGGAGAACTATCTTCCTCAACCTATTTATAG GCACATAGCATCCTTCCTGTCTGTCTTCAAACTAGTATTAATTGGCTTAATCATCGTTGGCAAGGACCCGTTTGCTTTCTTTGGCATGCAAGCTCCAAGCATCTGGCAGTGGGGCCAGGAAAACAAG GTGTACGCCTGCATGATGGTCTTCTTCCTGAGCAACATGATTGAGAACCAGTGTATGTCCACTGGGGCTTTTGAAATCACTTTGAATG ATGTCCCAGTGTGGTCTAAGCTGGAGTCTGGCCACCTCCCTTCCATGCAGCAGCTTGTACAGATCCTTGATAACGAGATGAAGCTCAATGTGCACATGGAGTCAATGCCCCATCATCGATCATAG